Proteins from a single region of Plasmodium gaboni strain SY75 chromosome 2, whole genome shotgun sequence:
- a CDS encoding putative multidrug efflux pump, giving the protein MKPVHFTNLTLNEKNFNSLRCDDKTKEGSYNIFNNNKKMNNVTNNNNDNDIFNKNYVQNNSHINYDSLNDIDYLSLHTGIEKYKYKKNISNAKNLKLIDEHMLYNNNNDNIHLSDNFVNNNINFRHSSNNLFNLCNNKNEKNCANSKNSEEINKDNINKVNVYTNNIYNETDENKKFYSNPVEINYDPHISNNLKHNSLYYSFKKNTSNLNFSGKKKNHKNHIPFTTPNCIQESTFISNSTCYRNFNTIPISLNLLNNVNDESSSIPPLAPSESSSASASASASASASTSVSASTSASTSASTSVSTSVSTSVSTSASTTMNSPRHNDNQICNSFPLSREYRPIEQMNRFSFGVNDVRSTSERTANNGLTSNINSKYDEPICEESRNYKSTPWNNSIYPHNNKCSYKMSIEGDTNLIEDKKMFREDNKMFDNMSCEWQSEEEKMNCINEYDEYFQKKRKYNYLIRKKKHKKEKSIKEKIRVLLYNNIKNTINKLCDEIFFNSFQTMFSYFITTSFYIIINLYVSNVCNYQEIAGFGVSISIITILNSIIDGVLNSLDYFCSHSIGIGNMDKAWLYLNCGYYLFYKLYFLLFLFFFFFKWLTFKIIRNIFVAHIMNEYLMMIKVFFSTLQILLICYFPYFIYETMRRFLILYNNIYPSIYTSIISVICLNIFCYIFVIKMSMLYTGAAIALLFTNIINMFMIMYFLKIFISQCVIRSTNIISSLRDGESFMSCELKNMERHHGCGNNIYNKKYKNVNNYNRDMNGAYKYIDKEENCVYGDLSGPKENNLTRQEQNIKNNHKKKKINKNNNKNNNNNNDNNWNSIKYMCDKPLEHNDYSKDNIFIPHGYNSIDSVLDFYDDYDYYYNMDVYDSFNNKSKSKCKKYFKKFKLKKLQLENKKNNTHYSNMNNYNNKSNYFKINHYNYNNSHVFINNKQIYNFLFLFFNIPLCETRNNFYCITKTNIKNIFFEILSFELQLFESTYLCLTSVAAYVQINNFLNLVYYLSNSYGIILAKLIGVYISSQRKKNKNNENKNNENKNNDVNNLNNLNNLNKKNKEYTQQYVEKEEHDIKNKKSFSLKEICLAFFLLLSFLYFCLTILYIYHKNIIIFFYSDIKLQNQLINIFYILNIELYFEALASLLNSVIKGLSLQNEITSFTFFNFMFLMNILGLYLSFCLKWELYGFIYSNLICMILQVLYLLIFLTKKLYTKNMHKQQIDNS; this is encoded by the coding sequence ATGAAACCTGTACACTTCACAAATTTGAcattaaatgaaaagaatTTTAATTCACTCCGATGTGACGATAAAACAAAAGAAGGaagttataatatatttaataataataaaaaaatgaataatgtgacaaataataataatgataatgatatatttaataaaaattatgtacAGAATAATAGTCATATTAATTATGACTCCTTAAATGATATAGATTATTTATCATTACATACAGgaatagaaaaatataaatacaaaaaaaatattagtAATGCCAAAAATCTCAAATTAATAGATGAAcatatgttatataataataataatgataatattcATCTATCAGATAATTTTGTGAACAATAATATCAATTTTAGACATTCatcaaataatttatttaacctatgtaataataaaaatgaaaaaaattgtgctaattcaaaaaattctgaggaaattaataaagataatattaacaaaGTGAATgtatatacaaataatatatataatgaaacagatgaaaataaaaaattttattctAATCCAGTAGAAATAAATTATGATCCAcatatatcaaataatttaaaacataattctttatattattcttttaaaaaaaatacatctaatttaaatttttcaggcaaaaaaaaaaatcataaaaatCATATTCCTTTTACTACACCAAATTGTATACAAGAATCTACTTTTATTTCTAATTCGACATGTTATCGAAATTTTAATACTATTCCTATTTCACTTaatcttttaaataatgtaaatGATGAAAGTTCATCAATTCCTCCTCTTGCACCATCTGAATCGTCCTCTGCATCTGCATCTGCATCTGCGTCTGCATCTGCTTCTACATCTGTATCTGCTTCTACATCTGCATCTACTTCTGCATCTACCTCCGTTTCTACTTCTGTGTCTACCTCTGTTTCTACATCTGCTTCTACCACGATGAATTCTCCTCGTCATAACGATAATCAAATATGTAACTCATTCCCGTTATCTCGTGAATACAGACCTATAGAACAAATGAATAGATTTTCTTTTGGTGTGAATGATGTTAGATCTACATCTGAGCGTACTGCAAATAATGGACTCACATCTAATATAAATTCCAAATATGATGAACCCATTTGTGAAGAAAGCCGAAATTATAAGAGTACTCCCTGGAATAATTCTATATACCCccataataataaatgtagTTATAAAATGAGCATAGAGGGAGATACCAATCTGATAGaggataaaaaaatgtttagAGAAGATAATAAGATGTTTGATAATATGTCATGTGAATGGCAAAgtgaagaagaaaaaatgaattgtataaatgaatatgatgaatattttcaaaagaagagaaaatataattatttaatacgaaaaaaaaaacataaaaaagagaaaagtataaaagaaaaaataagagtattattatataataatattaagaatacaataaataaattatgtgatgaaatattttttaattcatttcAGACAATgttttcatattttattactacatcattttatataataataaatttatatgttagCAATGTATGTAATTATCAAGAAATAGCTGGATTTGGTGTGTCTATAAGTATTATTACTATATTGAATAGTATAATAGATGGTGTATTAAATAGTTTAGATTATTTTTGTAGTCATTCTATAGGTATAGGTAATATGGATAAAGCATGGTTATATTTGAATTGTGgatattatttattttataaattatattttcttctttttcttttcttttttttctttaaatggttgacatttaaaattattagaaatatatttgtagCTCATATAATGAATGAATATcttatgatgataaaagtatttttttcaacactacaaatattattaatatgttattttccatattttatatatgaaacTATGAGAAGatttcttatattatataataatatatatccaaGTATATATACATCTATTATATCAGTAATAtgtttaaatattttttgttatatatttgtaataaaGATGTCTATGCTTTATACTGGAGCAGCAATAgctttattatttacaaatataataaacatgTTTATGATTATGtatttcttaaaaatatttatatctcAGTGTGTGATTCGTTctacaaatataatttcttcTCTTAGAGATGGAGAGTCTTTCATGTCGTGTGAGTTGAAAAATATGGAGAGGCACCATGGGTGtggtaataatatttataataaaaaatataaaaatgtaaataattataatagaGATATGAATGGGgcatataaatatatagataaagaagaaaattGTGTATATGGCGATTTGTCTGGTCCTAAGGAGAATAACTTGACAAGAcaagaacaaaatataaaaaataatcataaaaaaaaaaaaataaataaaaataataataaaaataataataataataatgataataattgGAATAGTATCAAATATATGTGTGACAAACCACTTGAACATAATGATTACTCAAAAgataacatttttattcCTCATGGTTATAATAGCATAGATAGTGTTCTTGATTTTTATGATgattatgattattattataacatgGATGTATATGATTCctttaataataaaagtaaaagtaaatgtaaaaaatatttcaagAAATTTAAACTAAAGAAATTACaattagaaaataaaaagaacAACACACATTATAGTAACatgaataattataataacaagagtaattattttaaaatcaatcattataattacaaCAATTCTCATGTCTTTATAAAcaataaacaaatatataactttttatttttattttttaatattccATTGTGTGAGACAAGAAATAATTTCTATTGTATTACAAAGActaatataaaaaatatattttttgagATATTATCATTCGAATTACAGTTATTTGAATCTACATATTTATGTCTAACATCTGTAGCTGCTTATGTTCAgattaataattttttaaactTAGTATATTACCTATCGAATTCTTATGGTATTATATTAGCTAAACTTATTGGTGTGTATATAAGTTcacaaagaaaaaaaaataaaaacaatgaaaataaaaataatgaaaataaaaataatgatgtgaataatttgaataatttgaataatttgaataaaaaaaataaggaaTATACTCAACAATATGTTGAGAAAGAGGAGCatgatattaaaaataaaaagagCTTCAGTTTGAAGGAAATTTGTTTAGctttctttttattattatcatttttatatttttgtttaactatattatatatatatcataaaaatattataatttttttttattcagatataaaattacaaaatcaactaataaacattttctacattttaaatatagaattatattttgaagCTTTAGCATCCTTATTGAATAGTGTAATTAAAGGATTAAGTTTACAGAATGAAATAACATCTTTCActtttttcaattttatgtttttaatGAACATACTTGgattatatttatctttcTGTTTAAAATGGGAGTTATATggatttatttattcaaaCTTAATATGTATGATTCTACaagtattatatttattaatattccttacaaaaaaattatatacaaaaaatatgcACAAGCAACAAATAGATAATTCTTAG
- a CDS encoding putative heat shock protein 40: MGKDYYSILGVSRDCTTNDLKKAYRKLAMMWHPDKHNDEKSKKEAEEKFKNIAEAYDVLADEEKRKIYDTYGEEGLKGSIPTGGNTYVYSGVDPSELFSRIFGSDGQFSFTSTFDEDFSPFSTFVNMTSRKTRPSTTTNINTNNYNKPATYEVPLSLSLEELYSGCKKKLKITRKRFMGTKSYEDDNYVTIDVKAGWKDGTKITFYGEGDQLSPMAQPGDLVFKVKTKTHDRFLRDANHLIYKCPVPLDKALTGFQFIVKSLDNRDINVRVDDIVTPKSRKIVAKEGMPSSKYPSMKGDLIVEFDIVFPKSLTSEKKKIIRETLANTF; encoded by the exons ATGGGGAAG gaTTATTATTCAATATTAGGTGTTAGTAGAGACTGTACAACaaatgatttaaaaaaagcGTACAGGAAGCTAGCCATGATGTGGCATCCTGATAAACATAATGATGAGAAATCAAAAAAAGAAGCAGAAGAAAAATTTAAGAATATTGCTGAAGCATATGATGTTTTAGCAGATGAAgagaaaagaaaaatttatGATACATATGGAGAAGAAGGATTAAAAGGTTCAATTCCAACAGGAGGAAATACATATGTCTATAGTGGTGTTGATCCTTCAGAATTATTTAGTAGAATATTTGGTTCGGATGGACAATTTTCTTTTACCTCAACTTTTGATGAGGATTTTTCTCCCTTTTCAACCTTTGTCAACATGACTTCTAGAAAAACTAGACCGTCCACAACAACAA ATATTAACACCAACAATTATAACAAACCAGCCACATACGAGGTGCCCCTCTCTTTATCCCTAGAAGAATTGTACAGTGGTtgtaagaaaaaattaaaaataacGAGAAAGAGATTTATGGGGACAAAAAGTTATGAAGACGATAATTATGTAACAATTGATGTAAAGGCAGGATGGAAAGATGGCACAAAAATAACTTTTTATGGAGAAGGAGATCAATTATCTCCTATGGCCCAACCAGGAGATTTAGTTTTTAAAgtaaaaacaaaaacaCATGATAGGTTCTTAAGAGACGCTaatcatttaatttataaatgtCCTGTACCTTTAGATAAAGCTTTAACAGGATTCCAATTTATTGTTAAATCATTAGATAATAGAGATATAAATGTAAGAGTAGATGATATTGTTACTCCTAAATCAAGAAAAATTGTAGCAAAAGAAGGTATGCCTTCTTCAAAATATCCAAGCATGAAAGGAGATCTCATTGTAGAATTTGATATTGTCTTTCCAAAAAGTTTAACTAgcgaaaaaaaaaaaattataagaGAAACCTTGGCAAATACATTCTAA
- a CDS encoding hypothetical protein (conserved Plasmodium protein, unknown function): MNIIRNNYKQFYYLNQKRYLGNLVRGPLPTEIKKNFEYAKDFFCKRSYTYQDFKQRCESLRLFLYFGIVTLLSLDLIINPLQSSYWDKYSPSYLYRKCVVFFSNKQNDIFRHDGNLLYQKYIQLIN, encoded by the exons atgaatattatcagaaataattacaaacaattttattatttaaatcaAAAGAGATATCTTGGAAATTTAGTTAGAGGACCTTTACCAACAGAG ataaaaaaaaactttGAATATGCCAaagattttttttgtaaaagATCTTATACATATCAAGACTTCAAACAACGTTGTGAATCATTAAGActttttttgtattttgGAATAGTAACTTTATTGTCTTTAGATCTTATAATCAATCCTTTACAATCTTCTTACTGGGATAAATATTCACCTTCATATTTGTACAGAAAATGTgtagtttttttttccaacaaacaaaatgatatatttagACATGATGGAAATTTATTgtatcaaaaatatattcaattaattaattaa
- a CDS encoding hypothetical protein (conserved Plasmodium protein, unknown function): MAVPKKRRSLSKCRKRRNTIFFDKLVGNWLKRREWFFRNSYQKTILPVEPQPEIFKFTGFWPNKFVHQISSQIKKIVK, translated from the exons atggCCGTACCAAAAAAACGAAGAAGCTTAAGTAAATgtagaaaaagaagaaatacaattttttttgataaattAGTTGGTAACTGGTTAAAAAGAAGGGAATG GTTTTTCAGAAATTCGTATCAAAAGACAATATTACCTGTCGAGCCTCAACCTGAGATATTTAAATTCACAGGGTTCTGGCCAAACAa ATTTGTTCATCAAATATCATcacaaattaaaaaaattgtaaaataa
- a CDS encoding protein kinase 7, which yields MKDILSNYSNLIYLNKYVKEKDKYINDYKIIRTLSQGKFNKIILCEKDNKFYALKKYEKSLLEKKRDFIKSNNKKISIKSKYDDFKNELQIITDIKNEYCLTCEGIITNYDEVYIIYEYMENDSILKFDEYFFVLDKKYTCFIPIQVIKCIIKSVLNSFSYIHNEKNICHRDVKPSNILMDKNGRVKLSDFGESEYMVDKKIKGSRGTYEFMPPEFFSDESSYNGAKVDIWSLGICLYVMFYNVVPFSLKVSLVELFNNIRTKNIEYPLDRNHFLYPLTNKKSSACSNNFLSNEDIDFLKLFLRKNPAERITSEDALKHEWLADTNFEDLREFSKELYKKRKIL from the exons atgAAGGATATTTTATCTAATTATTCAAACCTCATATATCTTAACAAATATGTAAAAGAAAAggataaatatataaatgacTATAAAATTATCAGGACGTTAAGTCAAG GCAAATTcaacaaaataattttgtgtgaaaaagataataaattCTATGCCTTGAagaaatatgaaaaaagcttgttagaaaaaaaaagagattttataaaaagtaataataaaaagattTCAATAAAGTCCAAGTATGATGATTTCAAAAATGAGCTACAAATAATAAcagatataaaaaatgaatacTGTTTAACTTGTGAAGGTATCATAACAAATTATGATGaggtatatataatatatgagTATATGGAAAACGACAGTATTTTAAAATTCgatgaatatttttttgtcttggataaaaaatacacTTGTTTTATTCCTATACAAGttattaaatgtattataaaaagtgtattaaattcattttcttatattcacaatgaaaaaaatatttgtcATAGGGATGTGAAACCatcaaatatattgatGGATAAAAATGGAAGAGTAAAATTATCAGATTTTGGAGAATCAGAATATATGGTAGATAAAAAGATAAAGGGCTCAAGG GGTACCTATGAATTCATGCCCCCTGAATTCTTTTCAGATGAATCATCTTATAATGGAGCAAAGGTGGACATATGGAGTTTGGGCATATGTCTTTATGTTATGTTTTATAACGTTGTACCATTTTCTTTGAAAGTATCACTGGTTGaactttttaataatataagaaCAAAGAATATAGAATATCCTCTTGATAgaaatcattttttatatcctttgacaaataaaaaaagtagTGCGTGttcaaataattttttatcaaatgaagatattgattttttaaaattgtTTTTGAGAAAAAATCCTGCTGAGCGCATAACATCTGAGGATGCTTTG AAACACGAATGGCTAGCTGATACAAATTTCGAAGACTTGAGAGAATTCTCGAAAGAactttataaaaaaaggaaaatattataa
- a CDS encoding hypothetical protein (conserved Plasmodium protein, unknown function), translating into MEKNIEGLLKSEEEKEQGNIFFKNGDYELAIFHYTRSINYVSDNSVVYTNRSLAYFKMGAFENSLKDALRAKELDENNLKSYYRICEAYKSLNDIDNYEKYLQLYNIKKNKKENNECNKSSTDKNLLNDKNIKNEEHNKNKKINNNYYNNDFEGEKNQKRKDQILTSNELIDICNNVEEKNPFLFFNNSQLNKTISNIQFEKKKYKNNFLIEEVYDFKNVKNQNSLQSKNIKKCIVHNEEKISYQDIYDDINICLHIFKHFFFDNVPMAVHIEKENKINIEQPNYNIHSMKNQADHFFSQKQYYAALNVYNEIKEQCKSEESVFYCSILSNISACFIKMNKIISSLCDIYQAIKILLSFLEKHVEYIKKDNRTELQDEDIKKMFASIDIQTFKNIEGIYMKTHKLLIRLLFRYASYSHINPKQFKVFSINEIDTLIKLNGKVYIDVDELNKLKKDVYSKL; encoded by the exons atggaaaaaaatattgagGGCCTCCTAAAATCAGAAGAAGAGAAGGAACAAGgaaatattttctttaaaaacGGAGATTACGAA CTAGCCATTTTTCATTACACAAGAAGTATTAACTATGTATCTGACAATTCTGTTGTATATACGAACAGATCCTTAGCTTATTTTAA aaTGGGGGCCTTTGAAAATAGCCTTAAAGACGCCTTGAGGGCAAAAGAGTTAGACgaaaataatttgaaaAGTTATTATAGAATATGCGAAGCGTATAAATCATTGAACGATATAGATAATTATGAAAAGTATttacaattatataatataaagaaaaataaaaaggagAATAATGAATGTAATAAATCGAGCACTGATAagaatttattaaatgataaaaatataaaaaatgaagagcataataaaaataaaaaaattaataataattactataataatgattttGAAGGGgaaaaaaatcaaaaaagaaaagatCAAATACTTACTAGTAATGAACTTATAGATATATGTAACAACgtagaagaaaaaaaccctttcttattttttaataactCACAATTAAATAAAACTATAAGTAATATAcaatttgaaaaaaaaaaatacaaaaataatttcttaATTGAAGAGGTTTATGATTTCAAAAACGTGAAAAATCAAAATTCATTACAATCTAAAAACATTAAGAAATGTATTGTGcataatgaagaaaaaataagttatcaagatatatatgatgatataaatatatgtcTACATATTTTCAAACATTTCTTTTTCGACAATGTGCCAATGGCTGTTCATattgaaaaagaaaataaaataaatatagaaCAACCAAATTATAACATACATTCTATGAAAAATCAAGCTgatcattttttttctcagAAACAATATTATGCAGCTCTTAATGTATACAACGAAATAAAGGAACAATGTAAAAG tGAAGAGAGTGTTTTTTATTGCTCAATCCTCAGTAATATTAGTGCCTGCTTTATcaaaatgaacaaaattataagCTCCTTATGTGATATATACCAAGCAATTAAAATTCTTCTATCATTCCTTGAAAAACATGTcgaatatataaagaaagaTAACAGAACAGAACTGCAAGATgaagatattaaaaaaatgtttgCGAGTATAGATATACAAACCTTTAAAAACATTGaaggaatatatatgaaaacGCATAAGCTATTAATAAGACTGTTATTTAGATATGCTAGCTATTCACATATTAACCCTAAACAATTTAAGGTCTTTTCAATAAATGAG ATTGATACACTTATCAAATTAAATGGAAAAGTCTATATTGATGTTGATGAACTAAACAAACTAAAAAAAGACGTTTATTCCAagttataa